In Lolium rigidum isolate FL_2022 chromosome 3, APGP_CSIRO_Lrig_0.1, whole genome shotgun sequence, the genomic window aggatttcgaaaccaaaaacagcgagaaaacgacagaacggctcttcggcatctcgttaataggttagtgccggaaaatgcataaatacgacatataaagtgtataaaacatgtagatatcatcaataatgtggcatggaacataagaaattatatatacgtcggagacgtatcactcatcgttcctcatcctcctcaaagatgatctccgcggcggcgcctcatcctcctcaatgacaaccttttcctcggttgacatgatcttccggagtgtaccggtttggagccttgccccttggcttcagctGGTAAGCTGGCCTTGTGGCTTGCTTCTTGCCGCGACTAATGCTTTGACTCAAAATTTCctcgtcgtcaggaatcttcacaaacatgaacacatgagattacaaaatttGAAACTAGTAagcacatgtttgacagcaacaaaatagtccatacctacgcttcttcagaagaggatgtagcCGCAATTTCGgtgtcgcggcaacctagcaagttggctaaccgccgcatctttcatgCAGTGTTCTGCATCGTGaaagtcatggttacaaagccaccccaGGAACACACTAGCTTACATTGAATGTTGGCGACCATACCCTAATGAAATGCCGCATCGGTCAAATAGGCTTCTCATACCGTATAGCTCGATTCCAAACAACCTCGCACTcgtcagctgttttttggatctcggaCCGCTGCGACAAACATATTATACAAAATTTGAGCGATCACATGCCaatgtagatgatgtactagctaacgagagaatacattaccacgaagttcagctcggaagcaatagaagtcgatcttcctctgcgagcataggtgtcgtgctggctttgcacaacctcatcgaactcgatggggtcgtccaagatgttgTCATCATACGCGtgtttcactaactcgatacgcgtgttttcatGAAACCACtggagatagttgttgaaagcggccaagtcgtgaggcgCAATCTCCACAGGGCCAGCATTCCGTATCGCTTCCAAACGGTGTTGGAACGACGtgacgtggccgctatgatggacaggccaatttgtgatcttcctctgccgctgcctatcaagcctgcaaaaatcaagaagttagattctacctcttcAATCAAGaaacttccatcgcatgattccggaAGTTCACCTATGAAGTGCctggtccgtgtcttgccactgaggtgggcactcctgatacagcccaaactgtctcatcactctgtgcggctagtggtattcaacaagccacatgcatatgggtggacagcgcatacgccagaaccgcgcctcctccgtgcacttgtggttgaggtcaGTCATCGCCgtgccaatacggtagtaggtaccatatggctcccaatccacctgcaccatacaaatatttcagaatttagaacaTGCGAATAGAATTTATGAACtcggattgcaaaagagtgatcggttacctgctcagcggtaagagtgtccaactcctcagtgtagtgcatgtacatgatctttggatcgctcgtcatctcggagacattgtcccaaaggtatgcccaagtcggctcccgatcagggttgttcgggtgatgaggccatggcctctctgTGAGTACCCtgggccgcccaactgataggcggtcccagctccatacggaaagtaggagcaagcatccaccaataccaccgctcccagtcctgcgacaagcttcatccaactgcgtacataagacatttggttagaggtagatgtaggcaacctactatagaagaatagtacatacaacaaatcatcacctcgagatagaggtaggcaagtgccgctgttccccaactccaccggtgctccaacaccgtaagctcCTTGAgcgaacaccaatgggccagcttcccaccactgtcagcaaagagagtcctcgaaatcatgtaccataagtacacgcgggtgtaCGTCCTCAGAGTATCCCTGTTGGCCCCTTCCGAGCATTGTCCAAAGTTAAGCCTAATCCAAGAGAAAGATGCGCCGGCGGGAGCCCTCGCCTTTGGATCTGCTGGCAgcggaggagccatgccaataagcgcctccatctgctggcgccacccatcagaagttgtgttcatacacagtggctcaccctgaataggtagtccaaggatcatggaaacatcctgaagagtaggggtcatctcgccggccctcaagtggaaggtgtgcgtctctgGCCTCCACCGGTCAACAAGAGCGGTGAGTGCTgcggcgttcatgttcggccccccacggcttacaagcgatatgaacgggagaagaccggtaggctcgatgaactccgtgtacctctcgtcatacggtatatccactgtgccatggtaacgaatcttcaaagggtgaagatctgtTGTCCTCTCTgtcatatgaaaagcccggtgatccctgtcatactcttgatctaggagccacaccatcctacatgtttacacaaatacaccatattatgagccatttctaacaaatatgagcaacacatacatgagaatatattcaaataagccatcacacatacatcacatacatacatacatatacatacgTATCTAGGGATAacacaccatattatgagccattcctaacaaatatgagttattcaatcacaaatatgagttattccttcacatacacattcatgaaatttgatgcctagggttcctccacaaatctaggatacatacatatctaggatttctacacatacacattcaacacatacatagccatttcaacacatacatagtcaTTTCAAATccagtttccatgtctagggttcatgtacaaATCTAGCAAAATTTtacatctatggttcaaacacatgcatacaatgaggctatcaatttcaatacatacacatcaatatagattccaacaaccaacatttccaatccaggttccatgtctaaatcgaattaaatcggagcaaatcttggatgaatcgaaggggaacgaagggaaataccttgaggattgtatggggatggatttggccggccagatctgtccaatccgtggaggatttggtggggggcggaggagaggcggccggcggcagctgggggaggagaagcagagaggaagagaaagaagaagagggtcgggctgggcgcgggcgcgggcgccacacttaagtggatgtgtggcgcccgtggcatcggcgccacactgtgaagagtggcgcccgtggcatcggcgtcaCACATAGAGCATCgtcaaacggctaagtcccaagcgatttgtcttacagtatgttttgggcaattagaagtgcatgtgtggcgccgatgggagcggcgccacacatcctgccacgtcggctcggcacaccagctcagcgtccagggtgccacgtcggctgggagagtggcgccgcaggtACGGGCGTCACTCGGGCATGTGTGGCtcccatgagaggggcgccacacaaaagggttagatgggtgaaatagtttgcccggagggtcaatctatgctatagttgcaacaaaagATTATTTTGCGTAAATCGCCGCCTTCATCACGGCGACGTGGAGACCACACAAGGCTGAAGGCTGTTGCATGCTTCGAGACAAGCCAAAACATGAACTGGAAACTCGGCGACAANNNNNNNNNNNNNNNNNNNNNNNNNNNNNNNNNNNNNNNNNNNNNNNNNNNNNNNNNNNNNNNNNNNNNNNNNNNNNNNNNNNNNNNNNNNNNNNNNNNNcggcggtgcggatttgcgttgactcggccggcgaacccgagaattcgcgatgcaccacgtcccgggccaccatacgcgacgttttggccgctttcgtcgggctaggtggcctcaaaaacgagaaaaaaaagttttgacatgcaccacggagggacccaaaatcgtcggccatggtacaccagcaaccacggcgcgacttcaacttcgtcggccatggcaacttttcttgtagtctagggcactacaacagattgggtcggcccacttacagtagtgtgggacccactttcattttgggccggcccacttctttagtaggccggcccggttacacgatagtgggatccacatgcttattgggccggcccactatcttgttgggccagcccatttggtatatggtggtcccacatggtaaatgggccggccctttaacgagaaggtgggacccacatgtgtttttggcccggcccactatcttgttgggccggcccacttgctatatggtggaccccacatactaaatgggccggccctttaacgggaaagtgggacccacatgtgttttggcccgacccactatcttgttgggccggcccacttgctatatggtggaccccacatactaaatgggcggccttttaacgggaaggtgggacccaccgtgcttttggcccggcccactatcttgttgggccggcccacttgctatatggtggaccccacacaccaaatgggccggccctttaacaggaaggtgggacccacctgtgtttttggcccggcccactatcttgttgggccggcccacttgctatatggtggaccccacatactaaatgggccgaccctttaactggaaagtgggacccacctgtgtttttggccggcccacttgctacacggtggaccccacacactaaatgggccggccctttaacgggaaagtgggacccacctgtgtttcggcccggcccacttgcttcttgggccggcccgatgagctgtaaggtggaccccacatgttaaatgggccggcccatttaagttttgaccagtcaaccttagaggttaggcccggcccacgtaactaatggaccagcccggctatatagttgaccggtcaaactatgtcagctggcccggcccgcttaagacgtggcaggcctcgtgtgggcc contains:
- the LOC124704202 gene encoding protein MAIN-LIKE 1-like, with translation MVWLLDQEYDRDHRAFHMTERTTDLHPLKIRYHGTVDIPYDERYTEFIEPTGLLPFISLVSRGGPNMNAAALTALVDRWRPETHTFHLRAGEMTPTLQDVSMILGLPIQGEPLCMNTTSDGWRQQMEALIGMAPPLPADPKARAPAGASFSWIRLNFGQCSEGANRDTLRTYTRVYLWYMISRTLFADSGGKLAHWCSLKELTVLEHRWSWGTAALAYLYLEVM